One stretch of Paroedura picta isolate Pp20150507F chromosome 13, Ppicta_v3.0, whole genome shotgun sequence DNA includes these proteins:
- the IDS gene encoding iduronate 2-sulfatase yields the protein MGPAALRLAALVCAAGIWLPPAAAAARSGGGFRRPAGDGLNVLFIVSDDLRPALGCYRDLVVKSPNIDQLASQSVVFQNAFAQQAVCAPSRVSFLTGRRPDTTRLYDFHSYWRVHAGNYTTLPQFFKENGYITMSVGKVFHPGVSSNHSDDYPYSWSVPPFHPSSEKYENTKVCKGKDGQLHANLLCPVEVAEMPEETLPDIQSTKEAIRLLKMMKENDSKFFLAIGYHKPHIPFRYPQEFLKLYPLENITLAPDPDVPKGLPSVAYNPWTDIRHREDVQVLNISFPYGPIPEDFQRQIRQNYFAAVSYLDMLVGKLLNVLDDTGLSNNTIVVFTADHGWSLGEHGEWAKYSNFDVATRVPLMFYVPGMTTPVLYPQDRLFPFIDVFAPVSKPLPQDHLGKPKEMVELVSLFPTLAELAGLRVPPHCPKTSFHISLCTEGQSMLQHFPSTKGRQEASDDEGKPHGPLTAFSQYPRPSDTPQLNSDLALLKDIRVMGYSLRTADYRCTLWLGFNPSNFSVDWNNIHAGELYFVESDPNQDHNMYQSQIHSHLTKRLCRILEH from the exons ATGGGGCCGGCTGCGCTCCGGCTGGCCGCGCTTGTGTGCGCCGCCGGGATCTGGCTGCCGCCGGCGGCTGCTGCAGCCCGGAGCGGGGGAGGCTTTCGCCGCCCGGCCGGAG ATGGCTTGAATGTGCTCTTCATTGTTTCTGACGACTTGCGTCCTGCTTTGGGCTGTTACAGAGACCTTGTTGTGAAATCTCCAAATATCGACCAGTTAGCCTCGCAAAGTGTTGTGTTCCaaaatgcttttgcacaa CAAGCTGTGTGTGCCCCGAGCAGAGTATCATTTCTCACCGGGCGCAGACCAGACACCACAAGGCTGTATGACTTCCATTCTTACTGGCGGGTGCATGCAGGGAATTACACCACACTGCCGCAGTTCTTCAAGGAGAACGGTTACATAACCATGTCAGTAGGGAAAGTGTTTCACCCTG gaGTTTCGTCGAATCATAGTGACGACTATCCATACAGTTGGTCTGTTCCACCTTTTCACCCCTCCTCTGAAAAATATGAAAACACAAAA gTTTGCAAAGGGAAAGATGGACAGCTTCATGCCAACCTTCTGTGTCCTGTGGAGGTTGCTGAGATGCCCGAGGAGACCTTGCCAGATATCCAGAGCACTAAGGAAGCAATCCGTTTATTGAAGATGATGAAAGAAAATGATAGCAAATTTTTCCTTGCCATTGGATATCACAAACCACACATCCCATTCCGGTACCCCCAG gaatttctcaaattGTACCCTCTGGAGAACATCACACTAGCCCCAGATCCTGATGTTCCTAAAGGATTGCCTTCAGTGGCGTACAATCCCTGGACAGACATCAGGCACAGGGAAGATGTTCAAGTGCTGAATATCAGCTTCCCTTATGGGCcaattccagaagatttccag CGCCAGATTCGCCAGAACTATTTTGCAGCTGTCTCTTACTTGGATATGTTGGTTGGGAAGCTGTTGAATGTCTTGGATGACACCGGGCTCTCCAATAACACAATTGTAGTGTTCACTGCTGACCATG GGTGGTCACTGGGTGAGCATGGTGAATGGGCCAAATACAGCAATTTTGATGTTGCGACTCGTGTCCCACTGATGTTCTATGTGCCTGGAATGACAACTCCTGTCTTATACCCGCAAGACAGACTCTTCCCTTTCATTGACGTCTTTGCCCCAGTTTCGAAACCTCTGCCCCAAG ACCATTTAGGCAAACCCAAAGAAATGGTTGAGTTGGTGTCTCTCTTCCCGACACTTGCCGAGCTTGCTGGATTAAGAGTTCCTCCTCATTGCCCAAAGACGTCATTCCACATCTCACTCTGCACTGAGGGGCAAAGCATGTTGCAGCATTTCCCATCCACCAAAGGAAGGCAGGAGGCCAGTGATGATGAAGGAAAGCCCCACGGGCCATTGACTGCTTTCAGCCAGTATCCGCGGCCCAGCGACACGCCTCAGCTGAACTCTGACTTGGCACTTCTTAAAGACATAAGAGTGATGGGCTATTCCCTGCGTACAGCTGACTATAGGTGCACCCTGTGGCtagggttcaatcccagcaactttTCTGTGGACTGGAACAACATTCATGCAGGAGAGTTGTATTTTGTAGAAAGTGACCCTAATCAAGATCATAATATGTATCAAAGCCAGATACATAGTCATCTTACCAAAAGACTTTGCAGGATCTTGGAGCACTGA